Proteins from a genomic interval of Hippocampus zosterae strain Florida chromosome 14, ASM2543408v3, whole genome shotgun sequence:
- the LOC127615047 gene encoding papilin-like isoform X7, with the protein MMLCLLLLQLVLAPALLVSAEDYWEGWGAYGPCSRTCGGGVMVKSRRCITHRNDGGHNCVGPDKSYLACNTEECPAGTKDYREEQCSQFDGTDFKGSRYVWVPYYGAENPCELNCVPKGDNFVYRHSAAVKDGTPCHPGRPDICVDGVCRRMGCDNVLDSRVQEDPCLQCGGHGQSCTLVKNTFNTQRLAHGYNQMFTIPAGATSISIREKRPSRNYLAVRNLQGDYYLNGNWLLESTRATHIAGTKLFYQRGVEGDNIPETIIGRGPTTEPLVVELISQEPNQGVEYEYYLPVGHPTEGYSWSFGSWSACTKECGSGHQSRAVYCSIDNEVVPDYLCVYYARPENNRTCNVQACPITHSWRTGEWNDCDAPCGGGFQYRGVDCLYNDESGPRVVEDAYCAQYSQAPTDQQKCNMQACPDYGRAIISYIPSENAVQCRTTTYGCCYDRTTPAAGPNGEGCRDPPAPYERSICSLPKAAGSCASWTARYFFNVLTNKCTEFWYGGCHGNSNHFATEEECHRVCHEPNGAANGNGNNGNGNGNGNGNGHTNGNGNGNGEHDNGNGNGDGNGHTNGNGNENGNGNGEHDNGNGNGDHNGHTNGNGNENGNGNGNGEHDNGNGNGNGHTNGNGNENGNGNGNGNGEHDNGNGNGNGHANGNGNGNGRSNGNGNGNGRRNGNGNGNGRTNGNGNGHSNGNGNGNGRTNGNGNGHSNGNGNGNGRRNGNGNGRTNGNGNGLTNGNGNGNGRTNGNGHGNGYANGNGNGNGRTNGNGNGNGRTNGNGNGHSNGNGNGLTNGNGNGNGRTNGNGNGYSNGNGNGLTNGNGNGNGNGRTNGNGNGHSNGNGNGNGLTNGNGNGNGRTNGNGNGNGRTNGNGNGHSNENGNGNGRTNGNGNGNGRTKGNGNGNGYANGNGNGNGRANGNGNGNGNGDSNGNGNGHNDGNGNGNGNGYSNGNGNGRTNGNGNGNGRTNGNGNGYSHGNGNGNGNGNGNGLTNGNGYLNGNGNGHTNGNGHDNGNGNGEHDNGNGNGNGHSNGNGNGNGNGHYNGNGNGEHDNGNGNGHSNGNGNGKHDNGNGHDFSNGNGNGEHDNGNGHDVSNGNGNGEHDNGNGNGHSNGNGNGEHDNGNGNGHSNGNGNGNGNGNGNGHSNGNGNGEQDNGNGHDVSNGNGNGEHDNGNGNGNANGDSNGNGNGEHDNGNGNGRSNGYGQRSNGNGNGRSNGNGNGNGNGNGNGHSNGDGNGEDDNGNGENGNGRSNGYRFKIASHVAHSAHKGRVYMKARKPYFIIVKKHYIPGASLTMQAQVRIDQSDPSAVEALVGQTVVLPCRVSPPPSTSSWSSSAAVVVEWRKDGAALTSRRQQQQPNGSLLLGPVSKSDAGWFLCVATREQERDHRYVYLTVSEGPSQPQPTTSPTDKLSPGFTLERSAPSLLETLAGNTVRLSCTVVPAAALPFVSIQWTQDGRTISDSRFVQQSDGALLIESLRTEDTGMYTCSASTQHQLEQRQVQLRVQAAVRIIKAPDNIQVPEGSTALLPCMASGDNVSIGWSRNGVPVRPDGRKVQVSPDGSLILNNVQVFDEGTYTCNAYAGVYSVSASADVRITKDGHTGVLVTSSSSLGTPCLDQPKLANCELVVYARMCTNPYYAAFCCASCTRQARSRDRLAQ; encoded by the exons ATGATGCTGTGTCTGTTACTCCTCCAGCTGGTCCTGGCTCCAGCCCTTTTG GTGTCCGCTGAGGACTactgggaggggtggggtgcaTACGGACCATGTAGTCGGACCTGCGGCGGTGGCGTAATGGTCAAAAGCAGACGCTGCATCACTCACAG GAATGACGGAGGCCACAACTGTGTTGGACCTGACAAGTCTTATCTGGCCTGTAACACCGAG GAGTGTCCCGCGGGAACCAAGGATTACCGTGAGGAGCAATGCTCCCAGTTTGACGGGACTGACTTCAAGGGATCACGCTACGTCTGGGTGCCTTATTACGGAG CCGAGAACCCCTGTGAGCTGAACTGCGTGCCAAAGGGAGACAACTTCGTCTACCGTCACAGTGCCGCAGTGAAAGATGGGACACCTTGCCATCCTGGACGCCCCGACATTTGCGTGGACGGAGTCTGTAGG CGCATGGGCTGCGACAACGTGCTGGACTCCCGTGTGCAGGAGGACCCTTGCCTGCAGTGTGGAGGCCACGGACAGTCCTGCACGCTGGTCAAGAACACCTTCAACACGCAGCGTCTAGCCCACG GTTACAATCAAATGTTCACCATCCCTGCTGGAGCCACCTCCATCAGCATCAGAGAGAAACGCCCCTCCCGCAATTACCTTG CCGTCAGGAACCTGCAAGGAGATTACTACCTGAATGGCAACTGGCTCCTGGAGTCCACCCGTGCCACCCACATTGCCGGCACCAAGCTGTTCTACCAAAGAGGCGTAGAGGGCGACAACATTCCCGAGACCATCATCGGACGCGGACCCACCACCGAGCCCCTTGTCGTGGAG TTGATCAGCCAGGAGCCCAACCAGGGTGTGGAGTACGAGTACTACCTTCCCGTGGGACACCCCACAGAGGGATACTCCTGGAGTTTCGGATCTTGGTCTGCATGCACCAAAGAGTGCGGATCAG GCCACCAGTCCAGAGCCGTCTACTGCTCCATCGACAACGAGGTCGTGCCCGACTACCTGTGCGTGTACTACGCCCGGCCCGAGAACAACAGAACCTGCAACGTTCAGGCTTGCCCTATCACCCACTC CTGGAGAACCGGCGAGTGGAACGACTGCGACGCCCCATGCGGAGGTGGCTTCCAGTACCGCGGCGTGGACTGTCTGTACAATGACGAGTCAGGACCCCGTGTGGTCGAGGACGCCTACTGCGCTCAGTACAGTCAGGCACCCACAGACCAGCAGAAATGCAACATGCAGGCCTGTCCTGACTACGGAAGAGCG ATCATTTCCTACATACCCTCTGAGAACGCCGTCCAGTGCCGCACCACCACCTACGGGTGCTGCTACGACCGCACCACCCCCGCAGCTGGGCCCAATGGAGAGGGCTGCCGCGACCCACCTGCTCCTT aCGAGCGCTCCATCTGCTCTCTGCCTAAGGCTGCCGGATCCTGCGCCAGCTGGACCGCTCGCTACTTCTTCAATGTTCTAACCAACAAGTGTACCGAGTTCTGGTATGGaggctgccatggcaacagcaaccattTTGCAACGGAAGAGGAGTGCCACAGGGTTTGCCACGAGCCCAATGGCGCAGCAAATGGAAATGGCAACAAcggaaatggaaatggaaacggAAATGGAAACGGCCACAccaatggaaatggaaatggaaatggtGAGCACGACAACGGAAATGGAAACGGTGACGGTAACGGCCACAcgaatggaaatggaaatgagaATGGCAATGGAAATGGCGAGCACGACAACGGAAATGGAAACGGTGACCATAACGGCCACAccaatggaaatggaaatgagaatggcaatggaaatggaaatggtGAGCACGACAACGGAAATGGAAACGGGAACGGCCACACCAACGGAAATGGAAACGAGAATGgcaatggaaatggaaatggaaatggtGAACACGACAACGGAAATGGAAACGGTAATGGCCATGCCAACGGAAATGGTAACGGTAATGGCCGttcaaatggaaatggaaacggTAACGGCCGcagaaatggaaatggaaacggTAACGGTCGCACTAACGGAAACGGTAATGGGCACTCAAATGGAAATGGCAACGGTAACGGTCGCACCAATGGAAACGGTAATGGCCACTCGAATGGAAATGGAAACGGTAACGGCCGGAggaatggaaatggaaacgGCCGCACCAACGGAAACGGTAATGGCCTcacaaatggaaatggaaacggTAATGGCCGCACCAATGGAAACGGTCATGGCAACGGTTAcgcaaatggaaatggaaatggtAACGGCCGTACCAACGGAAACGGTAATGGCAATGGCCGCACAAATGGAAACGGTAATGGCCACTCAAATGGAAATGGTAATGGCCTCACAAATGGAAACGGAAACGGTAACGGCCGCACAAATGGAAACGGTAATGGCTACTCAAATGGAAATGGTAATGGCCTcacaaatggaaatggaaacggTAACGGTAACGGCCGCACAAATGGAAACGGTAATGGCCActcaaatggaaatggaaatggtAATGGCCTcacaaatggaaatggaaacggTAACGGCCGCACCAATGGAAACGGTAATGGCAATGGACGCACAAATGGAAACGGCAATGGAcactcaaatgaaaatggaaacggTAACGGACGCACTAACGGAAACGGTAATGGCAACG GACGCACAAAGGGAAACGGTAATGGTAACGGTTAcgcaaatggaaatggaaacggTAACGGCCGCGCCAATGGAAACGGCAATGGTAACGGTAATGGTGATTCAAATGGAAACGGTAACGGCCACAACGATGGAAACGGCAATGGCAACGGTAATGGTTATTCTAATGGAAACGGTAATGGCCGTACCAACGGAAACGGAAATGGTAATGGCCGCACCAACGGAAATGGTAATGGTTACTCTCACGGAAAcggaaatggaaatggaaacggTAATGGTAATGGCCTCACCAACGGTAATGGTTACTTAAATGGAAATGGTAACGGCCACACAAATGGTAATGGTCACGACAACGGCAATGGAAATGGTGAGCATGACAATGGAAATGGTAATGGCAATGGTCATTCCAACGGAAATGGAAACGGTAATGGGAACGGCCACTACAACGGCAATGGAAATGGTGAGCACGACAACGGAAATGGAAACGGCCACTCCAACGGCAATGGAAATGGTAAGCACGACAATGGAAATGGACATGACTTCTCCAACGGCAATGGAAATGGTGAGCATGACAATGGAAATGGACATGACGTCTCCAACGGCAATGGAAATGGTGAGCACGACAACGGAAATGGAAACGGCCACTCCAACGGAAATGGAAATGGTGAACACGACAATGGAAATGGAAACGGCCACTCCAACGGCAACGGAAACGGTAATGGCAACGGAAATGGAAACGGCCACTCCAACGGCAATGGAAATGGTGAGCAGGACAATGGAAATGGACATGACGTCTCCAACGGCAATGGAAATGGTGAGCACGACAACGGAAATGGCAATGGTAACGCAAACGGCGACTCCAACGGAAATGGAAATGGTGAGCACGACAATGGAAACGGAAACGGACGCTCAAACGGCTATGGTCAGCGTTCCAACGGAAACGGCAACGGCCGCTCCAACGGCAACGGAAACGGTAATGGCAACGGAAATGGAAACGGCCACTCCAACGGAGATGGGAATGGTGAGGACGACAACGGAAACGGTGAAAACGGAAATGGCCGCTCCAACGGCTACCGCTTCAAGATAGCCTCCCACGTGGCCCACAGTGCCCACAAGGGCCGCGTCTACATGAAGGCCCGCAAGCCTTACTTCATCATCGTGAAAAAGCACTACATCCCTGGGGCCAG TTTGACTATGCAAGCCCAGGTCAGGATCGACCAGTCGGACCCGTCCGCCGTGGAGGCCCTCGTGGGCCAGACCGTGGTCCTGCCCTGCAGAGTTAGCCCGCCTCCGTCGACATCGTCGTGGTCATCCAGTGCAGCCGTGGTGGTCGAGTGGAGGAAGGATGGAGCCGCGCTGACGTCACGCAG ACAACAGCAGCAGCCCAACGGTTCCTTACTCCTCGGACCCGTCAGTAAGTCAGACGCCGGCTGGTTCTTGTGCGTGGCCACCAGGGAGCAGGAGAGGGACCACCGCTACGTTTACCTGACCGTCTCAG AGGGGCCGTCCCAGCCGCAGCCCACCACCTCGCCGACGGACAAACTCTCACCAGG GTTCACCCTGGAGCGCTCGGCGCCATCTTTGCTGGAAACGCTGGCGGGAAACACGGTCCGACTGTCGTGCACCGTCGTACCCGCGGCCGCACTGCCGTTCGTCAGTATACAGTGGACGCAGGACGGACGCACGATCAGCGACTCCAG GTTCGTCCAGCAGTCAGATGGCGCACTGCTCATCGAATCGCTCCGGACAGAGGACACCGGCATGTACACTTGCTCCGCCTCCACGCAGCACCAGCTGGAGCAAAGACAAGTACAGCTCAGAGTCCAAG CTGCCGTGCGGATCATCAAAGCTCCTGACAACATCCAGGTCCCTGAAGGCAGCACAGCCCTCCTGCCTTGCATGGCGTCGGGAGACAATGTCAGCATTGGCTGGTCCAG GAACGGCGTCCCGGTGCGTCCAGATGGGCGTAAGGTTCAGGTGTCACCCGACGGGAGCCTGATCCTGAACAATGTGCAGGTATTTGACGAGGGCACCTACACGTGCAACGCCTATGCCGGCGTTTACTCTGTCAGCGCCTCGGCTGACGTGCGCATCACTAAAGATGGCCATACAG gcGTATTGGtaacatcatcatcgtcattggGGACGCCGTGCTTGGACCAGCCCAAGCTAGCCAACTGCGAACTGGTGGTCTACGCCCGCATGTGCACCAACCCGTATTACGCCGCCTTCTGCTGTGCCAGTTGTACCCGGCAGGCACGGAGTAGGGACAGGTTAGCTCAGTGA
- the LOC127615047 gene encoding papilin-like isoform X11 gives MMLCLLLLQLVLAPALLVSAEDYWEGWGAYGPCSRTCGGGVMVKSRRCITHRNDGGHNCVGPDKSYLACNTEECPAGTKDYREEQCSQFDGTDFKGSRYVWVPYYGAENPCELNCVPKGDNFVYRHSAAVKDGTPCHPGRPDICVDGVCRRMGCDNVLDSRVQEDPCLQCGGHGQSCTLVKNTFNTQRLAHGYNQMFTIPAGATSISIREKRPSRNYLAVRNLQGDYYLNGNWLLESTRATHIAGTKLFYQRGVEGDNIPETIIGRGPTTEPLVVELISQEPNQGVEYEYYLPVGHPTEGYSWSFGSWSACTKECGSGHQSRAVYCSIDNEVVPDYLCVYYARPENNRTCNVQACPITHSWRTGEWNDCDAPCGGGFQYRGVDCLYNDESGPRVVEDAYCAQYSQAPTDQQKCNMQACPDYGRAIISYIPSENAVQCRTTTYGCCYDRTTPAAGPNGEGCRDPPAPYERSICSLPKAAGSCASWTARYFFNVLTNKCTEFWYGGCHGNSNHFATEEECHRVCHEPNGAANGNGNNGNGNGNGNGNGHTNGNGNGNGEHDNGNGNGDGNGHTNGNGNENGNGNGEHDNGNGNGDHNGHTNGNGNENGNGNGNGEHDNGNGNGNGHTNGNGNENGNGNGNGNGEHDNGNGNGNGHANGNGNGNGRSNGNGNGNGRRNGNGNGNGRTNGNGNGHSNGNGNGNGRTNGNGNGHSNGNGNGNGRRNGNGNGRTNGNGNGLTNGNGNGNGRTNGNGHGNGYANGNGNGNGRTNGNGNGNGRTNGNGNGHSNGNGNGLTNGNGNGNGRTNGNGNGYSNGNGNGLTNGNGNGNGNGRTNGNGNGHSNGNGNGNGLTNGNGNGNGRTNGNGNGKGRTKGNGNGNGYANGNGNGNGRANGNGNGNGNGDSNGNGNGHNDGNGNGNGNGYSNGNGNGRTNGNGNGNGRTNGNGNGYSHGNGNGNGNGNGNGLTNGNGYLNGNGNGHTNGNGHDNGNGNGEHDNGNGNGNGHSNGNGNGNGNGHYNGNGNGEHDNGNGNGHSNGNGNGKHDNGNGHDFSNGNGNGEHDNGNGHDVSNGNGNGEHDNGNGNGHSNGNGNGEHDNGNGNGHSNGNGNGNGNGNGNGHSNGNGNGEQDNGNGHDVSNGNGNGEHDNGNGNGNANGDSNGNGNGEHDNGNGNGRSNGYGQRSNGNGNGRSNGNGNGNGNGNGNGHSNGDGNGEDDNGNGENGNGRSNGYRFKIASHVAHSAHKGRVYMKARKPYFIIVKKHYIPGASLTMQAQVRIDQSDPSAVEALVGQTVVLPCRVSPPPSTSSWSSSAAVVVEWRKDGAALTSRRQQQQPNGSLLLGPVSKSDAGWFLCVATREQERDHRYVYLTVSEGPSQPQPTTSPTDKLSPGFTLERSAPSLLETLAGNTVRLSCTVVPAAALPFVSIQWTQDGRTISDSRFVQQSDGALLIESLRTEDTGMYTCSASTQHQLEQRQVQLRVQAAVRIIKAPDNIQVPEGSTALLPCMASGDNVSIGWSRNGVPVRPDGRKVQVSPDGSLILNNVQVFDEGTYTCNAYAGVYSVSASADVRITKDGHTGVLVTSSSSLGTPCLDQPKLANCELVVYARMCTNPYYAAFCCASCTRQARSRDRLAQ, from the exons ATGATGCTGTGTCTGTTACTCCTCCAGCTGGTCCTGGCTCCAGCCCTTTTG GTGTCCGCTGAGGACTactgggaggggtggggtgcaTACGGACCATGTAGTCGGACCTGCGGCGGTGGCGTAATGGTCAAAAGCAGACGCTGCATCACTCACAG GAATGACGGAGGCCACAACTGTGTTGGACCTGACAAGTCTTATCTGGCCTGTAACACCGAG GAGTGTCCCGCGGGAACCAAGGATTACCGTGAGGAGCAATGCTCCCAGTTTGACGGGACTGACTTCAAGGGATCACGCTACGTCTGGGTGCCTTATTACGGAG CCGAGAACCCCTGTGAGCTGAACTGCGTGCCAAAGGGAGACAACTTCGTCTACCGTCACAGTGCCGCAGTGAAAGATGGGACACCTTGCCATCCTGGACGCCCCGACATTTGCGTGGACGGAGTCTGTAGG CGCATGGGCTGCGACAACGTGCTGGACTCCCGTGTGCAGGAGGACCCTTGCCTGCAGTGTGGAGGCCACGGACAGTCCTGCACGCTGGTCAAGAACACCTTCAACACGCAGCGTCTAGCCCACG GTTACAATCAAATGTTCACCATCCCTGCTGGAGCCACCTCCATCAGCATCAGAGAGAAACGCCCCTCCCGCAATTACCTTG CCGTCAGGAACCTGCAAGGAGATTACTACCTGAATGGCAACTGGCTCCTGGAGTCCACCCGTGCCACCCACATTGCCGGCACCAAGCTGTTCTACCAAAGAGGCGTAGAGGGCGACAACATTCCCGAGACCATCATCGGACGCGGACCCACCACCGAGCCCCTTGTCGTGGAG TTGATCAGCCAGGAGCCCAACCAGGGTGTGGAGTACGAGTACTACCTTCCCGTGGGACACCCCACAGAGGGATACTCCTGGAGTTTCGGATCTTGGTCTGCATGCACCAAAGAGTGCGGATCAG GCCACCAGTCCAGAGCCGTCTACTGCTCCATCGACAACGAGGTCGTGCCCGACTACCTGTGCGTGTACTACGCCCGGCCCGAGAACAACAGAACCTGCAACGTTCAGGCTTGCCCTATCACCCACTC CTGGAGAACCGGCGAGTGGAACGACTGCGACGCCCCATGCGGAGGTGGCTTCCAGTACCGCGGCGTGGACTGTCTGTACAATGACGAGTCAGGACCCCGTGTGGTCGAGGACGCCTACTGCGCTCAGTACAGTCAGGCACCCACAGACCAGCAGAAATGCAACATGCAGGCCTGTCCTGACTACGGAAGAGCG ATCATTTCCTACATACCCTCTGAGAACGCCGTCCAGTGCCGCACCACCACCTACGGGTGCTGCTACGACCGCACCACCCCCGCAGCTGGGCCCAATGGAGAGGGCTGCCGCGACCCACCTGCTCCTT aCGAGCGCTCCATCTGCTCTCTGCCTAAGGCTGCCGGATCCTGCGCCAGCTGGACCGCTCGCTACTTCTTCAATGTTCTAACCAACAAGTGTACCGAGTTCTGGTATGGaggctgccatggcaacagcaaccattTTGCAACGGAAGAGGAGTGCCACAGGGTTTGCCACGAGCCCAATGGCGCAGCAAATGGAAATGGCAACAAcggaaatggaaatggaaacggAAATGGAAACGGCCACAccaatggaaatggaaatggaaatggtGAGCACGACAACGGAAATGGAAACGGTGACGGTAACGGCCACAcgaatggaaatggaaatgagaATGGCAATGGAAATGGCGAGCACGACAACGGAAATGGAAACGGTGACCATAACGGCCACAccaatggaaatggaaatgagaatggcaatggaaatggaaatggtGAGCACGACAACGGAAATGGAAACGGGAACGGCCACACCAACGGAAATGGAAACGAGAATGgcaatggaaatggaaatggaaatggtGAACACGACAACGGAAATGGAAACGGTAATGGCCATGCCAACGGAAATGGTAACGGTAATGGCCGttcaaatggaaatggaaacggTAACGGCCGcagaaatggaaatggaaacggTAACGGTCGCACTAACGGAAACGGTAATGGGCACTCAAATGGAAATGGCAACGGTAACGGTCGCACCAATGGAAACGGTAATGGCCACTCGAATGGAAATGGAAACGGTAACGGCCGGAggaatggaaatggaaacgGCCGCACCAACGGAAACGGTAATGGCCTcacaaatggaaatggaaacggTAATGGCCGCACCAATGGAAACGGTCATGGCAACGGTTAcgcaaatggaaatggaaatggtAACGGCCGTACCAACGGAAACGGTAATGGCAATGGCCGCACAAATGGAAACGGTAATGGCCACTCAAATGGAAATGGTAATGGCCTCACAAATGGAAACGGAAACGGTAACGGCCGCACAAATGGAAACGGTAATGGCTACTCAAATGGAAATGGTAATGGCCTcacaaatggaaatggaaacggTAACGGTAACGGCCGCACAAATGGAAACGGTAATGGCCActcaaatggaaatggaaatggtAATGGCCTcacaaatggaaatggaaacggTAACGGCCGCACCAATGGAAACGGTAATGGCAA AGGACGCACAAAGGGAAACGGTAATGGTAACGGTTAcgcaaatggaaatggaaacggTAACGGCCGCGCCAATGGAAACGGCAATGGTAACGGTAATGGTGATTCAAATGGAAACGGTAACGGCCACAACGATGGAAACGGCAATGGCAACGGTAATGGTTATTCTAATGGAAACGGTAATGGCCGTACCAACGGAAACGGAAATGGTAATGGCCGCACCAACGGAAATGGTAATGGTTACTCTCACGGAAAcggaaatggaaatggaaacggTAATGGTAATGGCCTCACCAACGGTAATGGTTACTTAAATGGAAATGGTAACGGCCACACAAATGGTAATGGTCACGACAACGGCAATGGAAATGGTGAGCATGACAATGGAAATGGTAATGGCAATGGTCATTCCAACGGAAATGGAAACGGTAATGGGAACGGCCACTACAACGGCAATGGAAATGGTGAGCACGACAACGGAAATGGAAACGGCCACTCCAACGGCAATGGAAATGGTAAGCACGACAATGGAAATGGACATGACTTCTCCAACGGCAATGGAAATGGTGAGCATGACAATGGAAATGGACATGACGTCTCCAACGGCAATGGAAATGGTGAGCACGACAACGGAAATGGAAACGGCCACTCCAACGGAAATGGAAATGGTGAACACGACAATGGAAATGGAAACGGCCACTCCAACGGCAACGGAAACGGTAATGGCAACGGAAATGGAAACGGCCACTCCAACGGCAATGGAAATGGTGAGCAGGACAATGGAAATGGACATGACGTCTCCAACGGCAATGGAAATGGTGAGCACGACAACGGAAATGGCAATGGTAACGCAAACGGCGACTCCAACGGAAATGGAAATGGTGAGCACGACAATGGAAACGGAAACGGACGCTCAAACGGCTATGGTCAGCGTTCCAACGGAAACGGCAACGGCCGCTCCAACGGCAACGGAAACGGTAATGGCAACGGAAATGGAAACGGCCACTCCAACGGAGATGGGAATGGTGAGGACGACAACGGAAACGGTGAAAACGGAAATGGCCGCTCCAACGGCTACCGCTTCAAGATAGCCTCCCACGTGGCCCACAGTGCCCACAAGGGCCGCGTCTACATGAAGGCCCGCAAGCCTTACTTCATCATCGTGAAAAAGCACTACATCCCTGGGGCCAG TTTGACTATGCAAGCCCAGGTCAGGATCGACCAGTCGGACCCGTCCGCCGTGGAGGCCCTCGTGGGCCAGACCGTGGTCCTGCCCTGCAGAGTTAGCCCGCCTCCGTCGACATCGTCGTGGTCATCCAGTGCAGCCGTGGTGGTCGAGTGGAGGAAGGATGGAGCCGCGCTGACGTCACGCAG ACAACAGCAGCAGCCCAACGGTTCCTTACTCCTCGGACCCGTCAGTAAGTCAGACGCCGGCTGGTTCTTGTGCGTGGCCACCAGGGAGCAGGAGAGGGACCACCGCTACGTTTACCTGACCGTCTCAG AGGGGCCGTCCCAGCCGCAGCCCACCACCTCGCCGACGGACAAACTCTCACCAGG GTTCACCCTGGAGCGCTCGGCGCCATCTTTGCTGGAAACGCTGGCGGGAAACACGGTCCGACTGTCGTGCACCGTCGTACCCGCGGCCGCACTGCCGTTCGTCAGTATACAGTGGACGCAGGACGGACGCACGATCAGCGACTCCAG GTTCGTCCAGCAGTCAGATGGCGCACTGCTCATCGAATCGCTCCGGACAGAGGACACCGGCATGTACACTTGCTCCGCCTCCACGCAGCACCAGCTGGAGCAAAGACAAGTACAGCTCAGAGTCCAAG CTGCCGTGCGGATCATCAAAGCTCCTGACAACATCCAGGTCCCTGAAGGCAGCACAGCCCTCCTGCCTTGCATGGCGTCGGGAGACAATGTCAGCATTGGCTGGTCCAG GAACGGCGTCCCGGTGCGTCCAGATGGGCGTAAGGTTCAGGTGTCACCCGACGGGAGCCTGATCCTGAACAATGTGCAGGTATTTGACGAGGGCACCTACACGTGCAACGCCTATGCCGGCGTTTACTCTGTCAGCGCCTCGGCTGACGTGCGCATCACTAAAGATGGCCATACAG gcGTATTGGtaacatcatcatcgtcattggGGACGCCGTGCTTGGACCAGCCCAAGCTAGCCAACTGCGAACTGGTGGTCTACGCCCGCATGTGCACCAACCCGTATTACGCCGCCTTCTGCTGTGCCAGTTGTACCCGGCAGGCACGGAGTAGGGACAGGTTAGCTCAGTGA